A window from Drosophila subobscura isolate 14011-0131.10 chromosome O, UCBerk_Dsub_1.0, whole genome shotgun sequence encodes these proteins:
- the LOC117897395 gene encoding terminal uridylyltransferase Tailor encodes MRIEASELFWLNKTVYSNAERLYYEERCIQMIEQVPAVRSRKNKKKIKAMAARQNPQNLPYLNPLTLEANFFLETLEEVSRNNNDVELDQHLASLLERIMLGIEKYLDRKPTCIVPGEGVVFVPPQELQKIKRTFNCIACANQMVGTHISKVVTHLSEKHQSPDNGVPAAQQWKQNRIPAKGAPRGRLIDVLPKKAKALVMSDLTKIFKERYGVADKLKVIPEYDLIEEDLIKVLTPVFPNSAMRIYKFGSRITGIGTRCSDLDIFVDIGNTFDTFEHRASKDTLGKLRAMRPVFCSSNKWRILNVIEQARVPIIKLSHLLTGIECDICLNSLGFCNTNLLKYIFETQPLAQYMCIYAKNWLERCKLTDISTYSIVLMVIYFMQLHGLLPSVFSLQHEQPLNQFVGPWIVNFGQKTLQDLRLPEADTDVQTARNLLRAFFTFYSTFDYERCLVCPYFGSRDVQIQHVEKLMPNRFTQYIRDNPECTLQLRKPMVVQDPIQLNHNVTKAVTRYALQSFIDYCQQTASLMGEPSTNWRQRT; translated from the exons ATGAGAATCGAAGCTTCGGAGTTGTTTTGGTTGAATAAGACTGTGTACAGCAATGCCGAGAGGTTATATTACGAGGAGAGATGTATTCAGATGATCGAGCAG GTTCCCGCCGTCCGTTcgagaaagaacaaaaagaagatCAAGGCGATGGCGGCCCGACAGAATCCACAAAATTTACCATAC CTAAATCCCCTCACGCTAGAGGCCAACTTCTTTTTGGAAACCCTGGAGGAGGTGagccgcaacaacaacgatgTCGAATTGGATCAACATTTGGCATCGCTGCTGGAGCGCATTATGTTGGGCATCGAAAAGTATTTGGACCGAAAGCCCACCTGCATAGTGCCGGGAGAAGGTGTGGTCTTTGTGCCTCCGCAGGAATTGCAGAAAATCAAACGCACATTCAACTGCATAGCGTGTGCCAACCAAATGGTTGGTACGCACATTTCTAAGGTTGTGACGCATTTGTCCGAAAAGCACCAGAGCCCGGATAACGGAGTGCCTGCAGCGCAGCAGTGGAAGCAGAATAGGATACCCGCCAAGGGGGCCCCACGCGGTCGATTGATAGACGTTCTGCCCAAGA AAGCCAAAGCCTTGGTTATGTCCGATCTCACAAAAATTTTCAAGGAGAGATATGGTGTGGCCGACAAGCTGAAAGTGATACCCGAATACGATTTGATCGAGGAGGATCTAATAAAGGTGCTGACGCCCGTGTTTCCAAATAGCGCGATGCGCATTTACAAGTTCGGCTCACGCATAACTGGCATTGGCACACGCTGTTCCGATCTGGATATATTTGTGGATATTG GGAACACATTCGACACATTTGAACATCGCGCCTCCAAGGACACGTTGGGCAAGCTGCGGGCCATGCGTCCAGTGTTTTGCTCCAGCAACAAGTGGCGCATCCTCAAT GTCATCGAGCAGGCGCGCGTTCCAATCATCAAGCTCTCCCATCTGCTGACCGGCATAGAGTGTGACATTTGCCTGAATAGCCTGGGCTTCTGCAACACGAATCTGTTAAAGTACATATTCGAGACACAGCCTCTGG CTCAATACATGTGCATATATGCGAAAAACTGGCTGGAACGCTGCAAGCTGACAGACATCTCCACTTACAGCATTGTTTTGATGGTGATATATTTCATGCAGCTGCACGGCTTGCTGCCCTCGGTATTCTCCTTGCAACATGAACAGCCGTTGAATCAGTTTGTTGGAC CTTGGATTGTCAACTTTGGTCAGAAAACTTTGCAAGATCTGCGTCTGCCGGAAGCCGATACGGATGTGCAGACAGCTCGGAACCTTTTGAGGGCATTCTTCACCTTCTATTCCACATTTGATTACGAGCGTTGCTTGGTGTGTCCATACTTTGGTAGCCGTGATGTTCAAATTCAACATGTTGAGAAGCTAATGCCAAACCG TTTTACTCAATACATCAGGGATAATCCCGAGTGTACATTGCAATTGCGGAAGCCAATGGTTGTCCAGGATCCCATACAGTTGAATCATAACGTAACGAAGGCGGTAACACGATATGCACTGCAGTCGTTTATAGATTATTGCCAGCAGACGGCATCTCTGATGGGTGAGCCATCGACCAACTGGCGACAGCGCACATAA